A portion of the Labilithrix sp. genome contains these proteins:
- a CDS encoding DUF559 domain-containing protein: protein MLFEALEADERSRGLFELNRCLDVKFGARALEIDLACPSRRLAVEIDGYFHFRELDGYRRDRRKDVVLQRERYFVMRFLADDVVTRLDEVVAEIHRALVFLEREKT from the coding sequence ATGCTCTTCGAGGCGCTCGAGGCCGACGAGCGGTCGCGCGGCCTCTTCGAGCTGAATCGGTGCCTCGATGTGAAGTTCGGGGCGCGCGCGCTCGAGATCGATCTCGCGTGTCCGTCGCGCCGGCTCGCGGTGGAGATCGACGGCTATTTCCACTTTCGCGAGCTCGACGGCTATCGCCGCGATCGGCGAAAGGACGTCGTCCTGCAGAGAGAGAGGTATTTCGTCATGCGGTTCCTCGCCGACGACGTCGTGACGCGCCTCGACGAGGTGGTGGCGGAGATCCACCGCGCGCTCGTATTCCTCGAGAGAGAGAAGACATGA
- a CDS encoding NERD domain-containing protein — protein sequence MAQMIPADPPSAQTGLRAERALFEALRDGLPSDYIVYYSLHYLGDRANQGEVDFLIVHRERGMLVLECKGGGVELRPNGRWVRVHQGRETPMHSPFEQAQKQMHTLVRELGDRMRARFPLVHGYAVAFPFARARDFPLPLDARTEIVLTADDLGAIGRWVERALTFWRAAARTAPPAMSPAEFNRFRRQHLHPELRLIETLGARLKVESAAIERLTDEQLLVLKGCLECRRLRVAGGAGSGKTALALEAARRYAREPGQSVLLICYNRMLAAHLAMTVGGWGDIGGKVDVTTFHALCRRAFDALGVVYEPPNETDAERARKFWEEEAPETLLEALAAEALPRYDAIVVDEAQDFRSDWTSVLEDTLKDREKGSLIVFYDPGQRIFDRKSGLSDIPQTWSLTVNFRNARGIVNVVKELGGVEMEPHPRAPEGEPPTVHAHAGPAKTRAQVDDLVRRLIEKNGVTAEQITVLTPHRRDNSSLKGATELGGVALAEEPQARDGKVLHTTIGAFKGLESDVVILVDIDPADTRCDRRARYVAASRAKLALHVYAKGEWLSP from the coding sequence ATGGCGCAGATGATCCCCGCGGACCCGCCTTCCGCGCAGACCGGGCTCCGCGCCGAGCGCGCCCTCTTCGAGGCGCTGCGCGACGGGTTGCCGAGCGACTACATCGTCTACTACAGCCTCCACTACCTCGGCGACCGCGCGAACCAAGGCGAGGTCGACTTCCTCATCGTGCATCGAGAGCGCGGCATGCTCGTCCTCGAGTGCAAGGGCGGCGGGGTGGAGCTCCGCCCGAACGGCCGCTGGGTCCGCGTCCATCAAGGACGCGAGACGCCGATGCACAGCCCGTTCGAGCAGGCGCAGAAGCAGATGCACACGCTCGTGCGCGAGCTCGGCGACCGCATGCGCGCGCGCTTCCCGCTCGTCCACGGCTACGCGGTGGCGTTCCCGTTCGCGCGCGCGCGAGACTTCCCGCTCCCGCTCGACGCGCGCACGGAGATCGTCCTCACGGCGGACGATCTCGGCGCGATCGGCCGCTGGGTCGAGCGCGCGCTGACGTTCTGGCGCGCCGCCGCGCGCACGGCGCCGCCCGCGATGTCGCCGGCCGAGTTCAATCGCTTCCGCCGCCAGCACCTCCACCCCGAGCTGCGCCTCATCGAGACGCTCGGCGCGCGGCTGAAGGTCGAGAGCGCGGCGATCGAGCGGCTCACCGACGAGCAGCTCCTCGTGCTGAAGGGCTGCCTCGAGTGCCGGAGGCTCCGCGTCGCCGGCGGCGCGGGCTCGGGCAAGACGGCGCTCGCGCTGGAGGCCGCGCGGCGGTACGCGCGCGAGCCGGGGCAGTCCGTGCTGCTCATTTGCTACAACCGCATGCTCGCGGCGCACCTCGCGATGACGGTCGGAGGCTGGGGCGACATCGGCGGGAAGGTCGACGTCACGACGTTCCACGCGCTCTGCCGGCGCGCGTTCGACGCGCTCGGCGTCGTCTACGAGCCGCCGAACGAGACCGACGCCGAACGCGCGCGCAAGTTCTGGGAGGAGGAGGCTCCGGAGACGCTGCTCGAGGCGCTCGCGGCGGAGGCGCTCCCTCGCTACGACGCGATCGTCGTCGACGAGGCGCAGGACTTCCGGTCGGACTGGACCTCCGTCCTCGAGGACACGCTGAAGGACCGCGAGAAGGGCTCGCTCATCGTGTTCTACGATCCCGGGCAGCGCATCTTCGACCGGAAATCCGGGCTCTCCGACATCCCGCAGACGTGGTCGCTCACGGTGAACTTCCGGAACGCGCGCGGCATCGTGAACGTCGTGAAGGAGCTCGGCGGCGTCGAGATGGAGCCCCACCCGCGCGCGCCGGAGGGCGAGCCGCCGACGGTGCACGCGCACGCGGGGCCGGCCAAGACGCGCGCGCAGGTCGACGACCTCGTGCGGCGGCTCATCGAGAAGAACGGCGTCACCGCGGAGCAGATCACGGTGCTGACGCCGCACCGGCGCGACAACTCCAGCCTCAAGGGCGCGACGGAGCTCGGCGGCGTGGCGCTGGCCGAGGAGCCGCAAGCGCGCGACGGGAAGGTGCTCCACACGACCATCGGCGCCTTCAAGGGCCTCGAGTCGGACGTCGTCATCCTCGTCGACATCGATCCCGCCGACACCCGCTGCGACCGCCGCGCGCGCTACGTCGCCGCGAGCCGCGCGAAGCTCGCGCTCCACGTCTACGCGAAGGGCGAGTGGCTCTCTCCGTAA